Proteins encoded within one genomic window of Deinococcus grandis:
- a CDS encoding ABC transporter substrate-binding protein — MKRSTLILATLLLAAASPASAQKLVPVKVQLKWFPQAQFAGFFVAQAKGYYKAEGLDVQFLPTGDQSPIQTVATGTADFGTTWITDLLTARQQGIPVVHIAQLFQKSGYTLVSLKSAGLKTPADFKGKRVGVWPSGNEYPAVALLKKYGLTTSLDSSVSNPSVQAVTYPFDPSIVFPDKVDLVSAMTYNEVYQIVGLGYPLDKLQIFHASDYGINLLEDLMFTTERTLANRNFKGSGMSGEDVAAKLVRATLKGWNYAVKNQKEAVQTVLVNCGNTCKGSGTRSSAASHQTWQMTEVAKLYNAGPTLKGRAGYLDPATYKANVTLLKSLGILKADPAPAAVTYKVWEKATGKK, encoded by the coding sequence ATGAAACGCAGCACCCTGATCCTGGCCACCCTGCTCCTCGCCGCCGCCAGTCCCGCTTCCGCGCAGAAACTCGTGCCCGTCAAGGTGCAGCTCAAGTGGTTCCCGCAGGCGCAGTTCGCCGGGTTCTTCGTCGCGCAGGCCAAGGGCTACTACAAAGCCGAAGGGCTGGACGTGCAGTTCCTCCCGACCGGCGACCAGAGCCCCATCCAGACGGTCGCCACCGGCACCGCCGACTTCGGCACCACCTGGATCACCGACCTCCTGACCGCCCGGCAGCAGGGCATCCCGGTCGTGCACATCGCGCAGCTGTTCCAGAAGAGTGGGTACACCCTCGTGTCCCTGAAATCCGCCGGTCTCAAGACCCCGGCCGATTTCAAGGGCAAACGCGTGGGCGTGTGGCCCAGCGGCAACGAGTACCCGGCGGTGGCCCTGCTGAAGAAGTACGGCCTGACCACCAGCCTCGACTCCTCGGTCAGCAACCCCAGCGTGCAGGCCGTCACGTACCCCTTCGACCCCAGCATCGTCTTCCCCGACAAGGTCGACCTGGTCAGCGCCATGACCTACAACGAGGTGTACCAGATCGTCGGCCTCGGGTACCCGCTGGACAAACTCCAGATCTTCCACGCCAGCGACTACGGCATCAACCTCCTCGAGGACCTGATGTTCACCACCGAACGCACCCTGGCGAACAGGAACTTCAAGGGCAGCGGCATGAGCGGCGAGGATGTCGCCGCCAAACTCGTGCGCGCCACCCTGAAAGGCTGGAACTACGCCGTGAAGAACCAGAAGGAAGCCGTGCAGACCGTCCTCGTGAACTGCGGCAACACCTGCAAGGGCTCCGGCACGCGCTCCAGCGCCGCCAGCCACCAGACGTGGCAGATGACCGAGGTCGCCAAGCTGTACAACGCCGGACCCACCCTGAAGGGCCGCGCCGGGTACCTCGACCCCGCCACGTACAAAGCCAACGTGACCCTGCTCAAGAGCCTCGGCATCCTGAAAGCCGACCCGGCCCCCGCCGCCGTCACGTACAAGGTCTGGGAAAAAGCCACCGGGAAGAAGTAG
- a CDS encoding ABC transporter permease, protein MDQTMTPARTLAARPGAALLTAAALLVGVGGLLLAALTLPAPGEGTPPDARAWLAGILALLAVGAVGVRGAAQGESRAARTLPAAFTLILAVLGTEALLRAYAVPAGLIPTPGRVLSALWTARSVLLQDTYTTFVLEALLGFLAGTVLGLALALLVVRFRFLERGLLPYAALFSSIPIVALAPVIVKAVGLDWPSKTVVVAVTVLFPVVVGAVRGLQSASRLHLDLMHTYAATPVQTFRDVRVPGALPFVFGALKVASTLALISAIVAEFFGTNGHGLGFRIQIEVGRFGLDIVWAAIVLASIAGIAFFALVSSAEARLLPRRS, encoded by the coding sequence ATGGACCAGACGATGACCCCCGCCCGCACCCTCGCCGCCCGGCCCGGCGCGGCCCTGCTGACCGCCGCCGCGCTGCTCGTCGGCGTGGGGGGCCTGCTGCTCGCCGCGCTGACCCTCCCCGCCCCCGGCGAGGGCACGCCCCCGGACGCGCGGGCGTGGCTGGCGGGCATCCTCGCCCTGCTGGCCGTGGGCGCTGTGGGCGTGCGCGGCGCGGCGCAGGGCGAATCCCGTGCCGCCCGCACCCTGCCCGCCGCGTTCACGCTGATCCTGGCCGTGCTGGGCACCGAGGCGCTGCTGCGCGCCTACGCCGTTCCCGCCGGACTGATCCCCACGCCGGGCCGCGTCCTGAGCGCCCTGTGGACCGCCCGCTCCGTCCTGCTTCAGGACACGTACACCACCTTCGTGCTGGAGGCCCTGCTGGGCTTCCTGGCGGGCACGGTGCTGGGGCTGGCGCTGGCGCTGCTCGTCGTGCGATTCCGGTTCCTGGAACGCGGCCTGCTGCCGTACGCCGCGCTGTTCTCCTCGATTCCCATCGTGGCGCTCGCACCCGTCATTGTGAAAGCCGTCGGGCTGGACTGGCCCAGCAAGACGGTCGTCGTGGCCGTCACCGTCCTGTTCCCCGTCGTGGTGGGCGCCGTGCGCGGCCTCCAGAGCGCGTCGCGACTGCACCTCGACCTGATGCACACCTACGCGGCCACGCCCGTGCAGACCTTCCGGGACGTCCGCGTGCCCGGCGCGCTGCCGTTCGTGTTCGGCGCCCTGAAAGTCGCCAGCACCCTGGCCCTGATCTCCGCCATCGTCGCCGAGTTCTTCGGCACGAACGGGCACGGCCTGGGCTTCCGCATTCAGATCGAGGTGGGCCGCTTCGGGCTGGACATCGTCTGGGCCGCCATCGTCCTGGCGTCCATTGCCGGTATCGCCTTCTTCGCGCTCGTCAGCTCCGCCGAGGCGCGGCTGCTGCCCCGCCGCTCCTGA
- a CDS encoding ABC transporter ATP-binding protein, producing the protein MTYTSPTPQTSAAQTSPSQVSPPPNEPPIVSIRDLQKVFPVPGGETVALKDANLSIQKGEFISLIGPSGCGKTTLLRLMADLEQPTGGELLIAGRPADEARRERQYGYVFQAPALMEWRTVLRNVLLPLEVMNVPGDRLGRAREMLKLVGLEKFERNYPWQLSGGMQQRVSIARALAFDPPLLFMDEPFGALDEITREHLNLELLRLWRETGKTVIFVTHSIPEAVFLSTRVVVMTARPGRIEGVVDIDLPHPRSDDTREDPRFFTLATEIRELLKKGHA; encoded by the coding sequence GTGACGTACACCAGCCCCACCCCCCAGACCAGTGCGGCGCAGACCAGCCCGTCGCAGGTCAGTCCGCCTCCGAACGAGCCGCCCATCGTGTCCATCCGCGACCTGCAGAAGGTCTTCCCTGTGCCCGGCGGGGAGACGGTCGCGCTGAAGGACGCCAACCTCAGCATCCAAAAGGGGGAGTTCATCAGCCTGATCGGCCCGAGCGGCTGCGGGAAGACCACCCTGCTGCGCCTGATGGCCGACCTGGAACAACCGACCGGTGGGGAACTGCTCATCGCGGGCCGCCCCGCCGACGAGGCCCGGCGGGAACGGCAGTACGGGTACGTGTTCCAGGCGCCCGCGCTGATGGAGTGGCGCACGGTGCTCAGGAACGTGCTGCTGCCGCTGGAGGTCATGAACGTCCCCGGGGACCGCCTGGGCCGCGCCCGCGAGATGCTGAAACTGGTCGGCCTGGAGAAATTCGAGCGGAACTACCCCTGGCAGCTGTCCGGCGGAATGCAGCAGCGCGTGAGTATCGCCCGCGCGCTGGCGTTCGACCCGCCCCTGCTGTTCATGGACGAACCCTTCGGCGCGCTGGACGAGATCACCCGCGAGCACCTGAACCTGGAACTGCTGCGGCTGTGGCGCGAGACCGGCAAGACCGTGATCTTCGTGACGCACTCCATCCCGGAAGCGGTGTTCCTCAGCACGCGCGTGGTCGTCATGACCGCCCGCCCCGGCCGCATCGAGGGCGTCGTGGACATCGACCTGCCCCACCCCCGCAGCGACGACACCCGCGAGGACCCCCGCTTCTTCACGCTCGCCACCGAGATCCGCGAACTGCTCAAGAAGGGGCACGCGTGA
- a CDS encoding ABC transporter permease, whose protein sequence is MTTLRPSRVAGLGPMLIVALIAAALYWPLMLAANVGPAGRTLASGAELNCRTALACASQLRNPVVPAPAQLAQGFVRLSTPVTSPLALPYNVGVTAGETLLGLLLATVTGIGLALLLVASRAFERATLPWLVASQTVPVVAIAPMLAVLLGQYGVQGFLPKAIIAAYIAFFPVAVGMSRGLRSADPLHLDLMRTYHASPAQTYRLLRFPASLPHLFTALKVAVTSALVGSIVAEISTISFSGLGKMLAENSRASDTVALWVIMAYGALLGVTLVALVNALERWVTPWTRR, encoded by the coding sequence GTGACCACCCTGCGGCCCTCACGCGTGGCGGGTCTGGGCCCGATGCTGATCGTGGCGTTGATCGCGGCGGCGCTGTACTGGCCGCTGATGCTCGCCGCGAACGTCGGCCCGGCGGGGCGGACCCTGGCGAGCGGCGCGGAACTGAACTGCCGGACGGCGCTGGCCTGCGCCTCGCAGTTGCGCAACCCGGTGGTGCCCGCCCCGGCGCAGCTCGCGCAGGGCTTCGTGCGCCTGAGTACGCCGGTCACGTCGCCCCTGGCGCTGCCGTACAACGTGGGCGTCACCGCCGGGGAGACGCTGCTGGGCCTGCTGCTGGCGACCGTGACCGGGATCGGGCTGGCGCTGCTGCTGGTTGCCAGCCGCGCGTTCGAGCGGGCCACGCTGCCGTGGCTGGTCGCGTCGCAGACCGTCCCGGTCGTGGCGATCGCGCCCATGCTGGCGGTGCTGCTCGGGCAGTACGGCGTGCAGGGCTTCCTGCCCAAGGCGATCATCGCGGCGTACATCGCGTTCTTCCCGGTCGCGGTCGGCATGAGCCGGGGCCTGCGCAGCGCCGATCCGTTGCACCTGGACCTGATGCGCACGTACCATGCCAGCCCCGCGCAGACGTACCGGCTGCTGCGCTTCCCGGCCAGCCTCCCGCACCTGTTCACGGCGCTGAAGGTGGCGGTCACGTCCGCGCTGGTGGGCAGCATCGTCGCGGAGATCAGCACCATCTCGTTCTCCGGGCTGGGCAAGATGCTCGCCGAGAACTCGCGCGCCAGTGACACGGTCGCCCTGTGGGTGATCATGGCGTACGGCGCGCTGCTGGGCGTCACGCTGGTCGCCCTCGTGAACGCGCTGGAGAGGTGGGTGACGCCATGGACCAGACGATGA